In the Sarcophilus harrisii chromosome 3, mSarHar1.11, whole genome shotgun sequence genome, one interval contains:
- the P2RY2 gene encoding P2Y purinoceptor 2, with amino-acid sequence MESATIPWNQSVNVTLNGNEVGYKCKFDEDFKYVLLPVSYGVVCVLGLCLNALALYIFLCRIKTWNSATTFMFNLAISDTLYVISLPLLIYYYSHGDHWPFSITLCKLVRFLFYTNLYGSILFLLCISMHRFLGVCFPLQSLRWGSVRYARRMAAVVWVIVISCQSPMLYFVTTSSRPDGVTCHDTSARHLFDDFIAYNSIILVLLFVVPFLIILVCYTLMVRQLLRPTMGQSRLSRSKRKSLRMIILVLVVFSLCFLPFHVTRTLYYTFRSLDVNCYSLNAINIAYKVTRPLASANSFLDPVLYFLAGQRFVRFARHVLPPPEDGHKMVIQNPNTLDSGRTRSSPGTSEDRKDAQL; translated from the coding sequence ATGGAGAGTGCCACCATCCCCTGGAACCAAAGTGTTAACGTCACTCTGAACGGGAATGAGGTGGGCTACAAGTGCAAGTTCGATGAAGACTTTAAGTACGTGCTTCTGCCAGTGTCCTACGGCGTGGTTTGTGTGCTAGGGCTCTGTCTCAATGCCCTGGCCCTCTACATTTTCCTCTGCCGGATTAAGACGTGGAATTCCGCCACCACCTTTATGTTCAACCTTGCCATATCCGACACTCTCTATGTGATCTCCTTGCCCCTCCTCATCTACTACTATTCCCACGGGGACCACTGGCCCTTCAGCATAACCCTCTGCAAGCTGGTGAGGTTCCTCTTCTACACCAATCTCTATGGCAGCATCCTCTTCCTGCTGTGCATCAGCATGCACCGCTTCCTGGGAGTCTGCTTCCCCCTGCAGTCGCTGCGCTGGGGCAGCGTGCGCTACGCCCGCCGCATGGCAGCCGTCGTGTGGGTCATCGTGATTAGCTGTCAGTCGCCCATGCTGTACTTCGTCACCACCAGCAGCCGGCCTGATGGGGTCACTTGCCACGACACATCAGCCCGTCACTTGTTCGACGACTTTATAGCCTACAACTCGATCATCCTTGTGCTGCTCTTTGTTGTGCCCTTTCTAATCATCCTGGTGTGCTACACGCTGATGGTCCGGCAACTTCTGCGACCCACGATGGGGCAGTCCCGGCTCTCTCGGTCCAAGCGCAAATCGCTCAGGATGATCATTCTGGTCTTGGTCGTCTTTTCTCTGTGCTTCCTCCCTTTCCACGTCACCCGTACGCTCTACTACACCTTCCGATCTTTGGATGTGAACTGTTATTCCCTTAATGCCATCAACATAGCCTATAAGGTCACTCGCCCACTTGCCAGTGCCAACAGCTTCCTGGACCCTGTGCTCTACTTCCTGGCTGGCCAGCGGTTCGTCAGGTTTGCTCGCCACGTCCTGCCCCCACCAGAGGATGGCCACAAGATGGTGATTCAGAACCCCAACACTCTGGACAGTGGGCGGACTCGAAGCAGCCCAGGCACAAGTGAGGACCGCAAAGATGCTCAGCTGTAG